In Hymenobacter volaticus, the genomic window GGCCTACGCAACTGGCTACAACACTGGCTACAACAGCAGCAACCTCTTCCCGACGCCGAGCCTCAAGCAACGCCCACCAAGCAAGTGGCACCAACTCCTGATTCAACAACTCGCCGCTCTATTCCGCCACGCCCTCGGCAGTCGGCTCCTAAGTTCGAAGCCAGCGCCGGAGACTGGGCTACAGTAGGCGGCGGCAGTATTTTTGTACCGAAGCGCCGCACATTAATCGGTTCGTATCTGGGCCAGATGGCTGCCTGGAAATGGGTTCTTTTGCTGTTTCCAGTCTTGGCACTCGGTTACGGCTTTTTTAAATGGCTCCCTGCTACCAACGAAGCTCTTTCCGCCGAACAGCGTACCCCCGTGGCTTACACCGCTACCACCTCTTCCTCGCTTAACGCGGAATCCACTCCTGCAGCATCCACGCTGAGCGGGCAGACGCCCCCCGGTCACTACGACGCTGCTACCGACACCTACATCTATAACACGGGGCAACCGCTGATTATTACGCTGGCTGATGGCAGCACGCAACGAGTAGGCATGAATTCGACGGAATATCAGCTTTACCGGTTTCTGGCCGATGCCCACCGCCAAGCCGACTCTCTGAACCCCGGCACCGGCTGGATTAACGTCGACCGAGTGTATTTCAAATCGGGCGAGGCAACGCTCACACCTGAATCGCAGCAGCAGCTAACTAACCTGGCAGCCATTCTGAGAACCTTTCCCCGTGCTAAAATTCTGTTTGGTGGCTACAGCGACAGTATTGGGGATGCGGCGAAAAATTTGCGCCTCAGCGACGCTCGGGCGCAGACCGCTATGCGGGCCCTGGCGGCAAAAGGCATCTCGCAAAGCCGCCTGCAAGCCACTGGCTATGGTGAAGCCTACGCCGTAGCGTCCAATGCCGCCCCGGTAGGCCGCGCCCTCAATCGTCGGCTTAGTATCAAAGTGGTTTCTAAATCTGCGCCTCTCCCACCGGAGCCACTGGAAACTAAAACTGCTCTTGCTGCTAGCACCGCCGCCCAAGCCGCAAAATCGACCCGTTCAAGTGCCACGCAGCAACTCCGGCGGAAAAAGTCCCGTCAGCGCACCAAGGTGGGGCGCTGGATCAACAATGTCCGGCAAAAGTTTCGCTCGAAACGCAACCGACAACAGTAAGGATGCAGCAAACAAAACCCGGTCGGTTCCGCGGAACCGACCGGGTTTTGTTTGCTATGCTTGTTGCTCGGCATTCACGTCCTGGCCTTCCCACTCGCGCAGGAACTGCGTTAGGAACTGCTCCATAAACGCGTGGCGCTCCTCGGCTACTTTGCGGGCCGCGGGCGTATGTAACCGCTCCCGCAGGTGCAACAGCTTCTCGTAGAAATGGTTGACCGTGGGGGCAGTGTTTTTCTTGTAGCTCTCAAACGACTCGTGTACCACCGGCGGCACAGTTGGATCGTGCAGTGGACGACCTTTGTACCCACCGTAGGCAAAGGCGCGGGCCACGCCGATAGCGCCAATGGCATCAAGTCGGTCGGCATCTTGCACCAATTCGCCCTCGACTGAACTCATGGGAGTTGCCACGCCGAGGCCCTTGAAACTTATTTCACGGATAATGCGCTCCACGGCCTCAATCACGCCTTCCTCGGTTTGCTGACTTTCCAGCCAGGCCCTCGAAGCCCGCGGACCCGCTTCTTCATCACCATCGTGAAACTTCCAGTCGGCTACATCGTGCAGCAAAGCACCAAGTTCGGTAACAAGCGGATTGGCCTGTGGGGTGTCGCGGGCGAGGGCGCGGGCGACCTGCCATACCCGCCGAATGTGTTCCCAATCATGGCCCGAACCTTCGTGCAGGAATTTCTCGCGGACGAAGTCGGCGGTACGGTTAATTAAAGCTTGATCGTTCAAAAGCAACAGTGAAAAGTACGGCCACCCCACCGTGGGTCGGCCTAGCAAAGCAACGGCTTTGCCGCGAAAAAAAGGGTATCCCTCCTAATAATTAGGAATTACAGTTCGCGTAAGTACTGCGGAGGCACGTCATCAATAAGCCACACCCCATTGCCGGACACGTAGAAAAAGTGACCCGCAGAGTGCAAGCGGGCTGCATCAACGGCCAACAGAACAGCGGGGCCGCGGCGGTTGCCCACGCGCCGGGCTGTTTCCTCATCGGGTGAGAGGTGTACGTGGTGGCGCTTCATCTTTTTCAGGCCCTCGCGAAGGATAGCTGGCAAGGCAGCCGGCACCGTGCCATGATAAAGTACGGCTGGTGGCGTTACGGGTACCAGCCCAAGGTCGACGGGGATGCTGTGGCCTTGTTGCGCACGAATACGGGTGCCTTCGGCATCAAAGGCAAAGCGCTGTTTGTCGCTGTTGGTTACTAGTTCGTCTAGTTCGGGACGGCTGATGGGCTGGCCATGACGAGCGGCAGCGGCCAGCAGTTCCTCTACTCCTACCCATCCGCCCTCCGCCAACGTCAAATTAAGCGCTTCGGGACGGTGGCGCAGGTGTAAACTTAGAAACTTGCTGAGGCGTGTAGCGCGGGCGGAATCCATATAATCTTTAGTTCAGTTGAAGCTCAGCATAACTATTCCATACTAGCTGAAGTACTCGAAGTTGACCTTTTTTCTTTGCAGATTCAATTTCAGTACCACATGGCAACCTACAATTAACCGAATAACGGCTTAGACCCACTAGAAGACGACTTGAATGGCATGCCCAACGGAGGCAACATCACGGGCAGCAACCAATTTGGCAAGGAAAACCTCCCGCCCGACCACGACGACGCGCCGCAGGGTGATACCGCTTTCGGAGACCAAGGCAGCGACTACAATCAGCAGCGGCGTTACAGTGCCGCCAGCCCCGACGAACCTTACAGTTCGGTAGGTCGCAGCTACGGCACAGGCCGCGCCGACTTCAATGGCGACGAAGACCGTGCTTACGACGAAAGCGGCACCCGCGGTGGCCTAGGCACCAGTGGTGGCCGCGAGAACCTCTCCGACCGACAAGTAAATTCCGATACCAATGCTTTTCGCGGCGGCTACGGCGGAGGCGACTATAACCAGCCTCGCCCAGAGGAAGCTCAAAACATCGGTATGAACAGCCGTAATCCAACTGCTTCACCCAACTCAACGCAATCCGACCAGGACTTCGAGCAAAGTCAGCCTTAACCGTTTGCCCTACTCGTAAAAAGACCTCTGCCTTCTTACAAACACAGCCGATATGAAACGGAAATTGGTGGCAGCCGCCTTGGCTACCACCAATTTCCGTTTCATATCGGCTGTTTACTTAGTAACTCAGCCCTGCTTCCTATGGGTTTGTAGCTGTAACTCTACTTTTCTCGGCACAACCAAGTTCCTTCTCGTACATTTCAGGAATAGAGAGCAGGCGGCAAGCAGTATATCACGCATGGATTTCTGCTGTAAAACATAGAGAACAGCAACGACAACGGAAGAACCACTCGTAAAACTTCTCTGTCTTTCTATCCTTTGCCCCTCCTGATGAAACGCCAGCGCAACAAACGGCGCCAATTCCGACAGTGGCGGCGTTTGCTTCAACGCATAGCTCTGCTCCTACTGTTAATTTTAGGCTTACTCCTCTTCTTCTACTTGCGCAAGTAGCCGATTTAACCCTGTTGTCGGACTACATTTAATAGGTCGTGCAGCTAGCATCGGTATTATCAAACCCATTATTTGTACTTTATTTATATTTTTGCATTTTTTGATACTGCATAATCTATCTTGGTCACACTAACGCTACTATGTACTTATACCGCTGATTGCTTTTCAATGAAGCTTTTTTCTACTCTGCTCTGCCTTCTTGCCCTACCCGCCGCTGATCTGTACGCTCAAGATCATGCTTCCAGCATTCAAACTTTAGACGAAACGTACGGATTTCGGGGCGCCCGATTCGAAACTGACACATCCGCGTACCGCGATTTAGCGTTGGCGGAAAAAGCCGGTCAGACGCGTTATTATCGCCGTACTGGTGAGTCCAAACAACTCGGTAGCGGTCAGATTGCCGATATTACTTACGGTTTCTACAAAGGCAAACTTGCTATCGTGATGCTGCAGACAAATGGCCTCAGCAACAGCCGTGCTGTACTAGCCGAACTACAGCAGCAAGCTGGCCCTGGCACCCGGCGCAGCCCCTATATGCAACGCTATGCTTGGAACGGCAAACGCGTACACATGAGCTACGACGAAAATGCGATGAGCTCTGACGCTCTCATTTTGATAACTTGTAAGAAACTTAAAGAGCAGGAGTTGAAACAAGCATTGCGTACGACGCGGCCGTTTCCAGCGGGCACTTAAGCCATAATAGCAGCCAACTCAAGATATATTTTCCGAGTCCGTATATTCCCACCATGCTTGCTTTATCGTTACGCCTGTACTTCGAAAACCCTGTGGGTCGTATCCTCGAACATCCCGATGGTTACGCGCTGG contains:
- a CDS encoding OmpA family protein encodes the protein MDIKQDPTITELTNGYLFPDRVSQLSTIVGKSTIIVEQALAQVIPWVIRLLTERMARPQGAEAIWNLAKQAQQTPMPPQFDRLDIATWGGRGLSLMQDLLRDTYDSTTFRMSIKAGLPLASFNLLLEVVVAVVLSGLGHYAADHNFDAPGLRNWLQHWLQQQQPLPDAEPQATPTKQVAPTPDSTTRRSIPPRPRQSAPKFEASAGDWATVGGGSIFVPKRRTLIGSYLGQMAAWKWVLLLFPVLALGYGFFKWLPATNEALSAEQRTPVAYTATTSSSLNAESTPAASTLSGQTPPGHYDAATDTYIYNTGQPLIITLADGSTQRVGMNSTEYQLYRFLADAHRQADSLNPGTGWINVDRVYFKSGEATLTPESQQQLTNLAAILRTFPRAKILFGGYSDSIGDAAKNLRLSDARAQTAMRALAAKGISQSRLQATGYGEAYAVASNAAPVGRALNRRLSIKVVSKSAPLPPEPLETKTALAASTAAQAAKSTRSSATQQLRRKKSRQRTKVGRWINNVRQKFRSKRNRQQ
- a CDS encoding HD domain-containing protein translates to MNDQALINRTADFVREKFLHEGSGHDWEHIRRVWQVARALARDTPQANPLVTELGALLHDVADWKFHDGDEEAGPRASRAWLESQQTEEGVIEAVERIIREISFKGLGVATPMSSVEGELVQDADRLDAIGAIGVARAFAYGGYKGRPLHDPTVPPVVHESFESYKKNTAPTVNHFYEKLLHLRERLHTPAARKVAEERHAFMEQFLTQFLREWEGQDVNAEQQA
- a CDS encoding RNA 2'-phosphotransferase, whose protein sequence is MDSARATRLSKFLSLHLRHRPEALNLTLAEGGWVGVEELLAAAARHGQPISRPELDELVTNSDKQRFAFDAEGTRIRAQQGHSIPVDLGLVPVTPPAVLYHGTVPAALPAILREGLKKMKRHHVHLSPDEETARRVGNRRGPAVLLAVDAARLHSAGHFFYVSGNGVWLIDDVPPQYLREL